In the genome of Cronobacter malonaticus LMG 23826, one region contains:
- the actS gene encoding amidase activator ActS: MNTDWPPARTLLKTLCLLFCLFLTACSSNKAGVSDATKGGYSGSVYTVKRGDTLYRISRITGSSVSELARLNGLSAPYTIEVGQRLRVSSASGSASSRKTASRQTTAARKTASLPKVDAPPPGQRCWRWPTSGKVVMGYSTADGGNKGIDIAGRRGQPIYASAAGRVVYVGNQLRGYGNLIMIKHNEDYISAYAHNDTMLVNNGQQVKAGQKIATMGSTGSDSVGLHFQLRYRATAIDPLRYLPPQGKSPSC, from the coding sequence TTGAACACGGACTGGCCGCCCGCCCGCACATTACTGAAAACGCTATGTTTACTGTTTTGCCTGTTTCTGACTGCCTGTTCCAGCAACAAAGCGGGCGTCTCAGACGCGACAAAAGGCGGCTATAGCGGCTCTGTCTATACGGTCAAACGAGGCGACACCCTCTATCGCATTTCCCGCATCACCGGGTCCAGCGTCAGCGAACTGGCGCGCCTGAATGGCCTCTCTGCGCCCTACACCATTGAAGTCGGGCAGCGGCTGCGTGTGAGCAGCGCGTCTGGTTCAGCCTCTTCACGTAAAACCGCCTCCCGCCAGACAACGGCCGCACGCAAAACCGCCTCGTTACCGAAAGTGGACGCGCCGCCGCCGGGTCAACGCTGCTGGCGCTGGCCGACCAGCGGCAAAGTGGTGATGGGATATTCAACCGCCGATGGCGGCAATAAAGGCATTGATATCGCCGGGCGCCGCGGCCAGCCGATTTACGCATCCGCAGCGGGCAGAGTGGTTTACGTCGGCAATCAGCTGCGCGGTTACGGGAATCTCATCATGATTAAACATAATGAAGATTACATCAGCGCCTACGCGCACAACGACACGATGCTGGTGAACAACGGCCAGCAGGTGAAAGCGGGGCAGAAAATCGCGACGATGGGCAGCACCGGTTCAGATTCCGTCGGACTGCACTTCCAACTGCGCTACCGCGCGACGGCGATTGACCCGCTGCGCTATCTGCCGCCGCAGGGCAAGTCACCTTCCTGTTAA
- the recJ gene encoding single-stranded-DNA-specific exonuclease RecJ yields the protein MSRQTQLRRRSPDESITLPDSLPPLLRRLYASRGVRGAQELERSVKGMLPWQQLCGIDKAVAMLHDALREGLRIIVVGDFDADGATSTALSVLALRALGGSNVAYLVPNRFDDGYGLSPEVVDQAHARGAQMILTVDNGISSHAGVARAHELGIPVLVTDHHLPGDTLPAAGAIINPNLAECTFPSKSLAGVGVAFYLMLALRAHLRSVGWFTEKGIPEPNLAEFLDLVSLGTVADVVPLDANNRILIWQGLSRIRAGKCRPGIRALLEIANREAHRLTASDLGFALGPRLNAAGRLDDMSVGVALLLCDNIGEARMLANELDALNQTRKEIEQGMQAEALTLCQQLERSGETLPSGIAIFHPEWHQGVVGILASRIKERFHRPVIAFAPAGEGILKGSGRSVQGLHMRDALERLDTLYPGMMLKFGGHAMAAGLSLEEARFPEFQARFAGLVNDWLDPAMLQGEIWSDGALAPQEMTLEVAEMLRDAGPWGQMFPEPLFDGRFRILQQRLVGERHLKLMLEPVGGGPLLDGIAFNVDTTCWPDPGVREVELAYKLDVNEFRGNRSLQLIIDHLWPV from the coding sequence GTGAGCAGACAGACACAACTTCGCAGGCGTTCGCCGGATGAGTCCATTACGCTGCCGGACTCCCTGCCGCCGCTGCTGCGCAGGCTCTATGCCAGCCGCGGCGTGCGAGGCGCGCAGGAGCTTGAGCGCAGCGTAAAAGGTATGCTCCCCTGGCAGCAGCTCTGTGGCATCGATAAAGCCGTTGCGATGTTGCATGACGCGCTGCGCGAAGGGTTGCGCATTATCGTTGTCGGCGATTTCGATGCCGATGGCGCGACCAGCACCGCACTTAGCGTGCTGGCGCTTCGCGCGCTTGGCGGCAGCAATGTGGCGTATCTGGTGCCTAACCGGTTTGATGACGGTTATGGCCTGAGCCCGGAAGTGGTCGATCAGGCTCACGCGCGCGGCGCGCAGATGATCCTGACCGTGGATAACGGGATTTCGTCCCATGCGGGAGTGGCGCGTGCGCATGAACTGGGCATTCCGGTGCTGGTTACCGATCACCACTTACCCGGCGATACGCTTCCGGCGGCGGGCGCTATCATCAACCCGAACCTGGCGGAGTGTACGTTTCCATCGAAATCGCTCGCAGGCGTCGGCGTTGCGTTTTATCTGATGCTGGCGCTGCGCGCGCATTTGCGAAGCGTCGGCTGGTTTACGGAAAAGGGTATCCCGGAGCCAAATCTCGCGGAGTTTCTCGATCTGGTATCGCTCGGCACCGTCGCAGACGTGGTGCCGCTGGATGCCAACAACCGCATTCTTATCTGGCAGGGGCTCAGCCGAATTCGGGCAGGCAAATGCCGTCCTGGCATTCGCGCGCTGCTGGAGATAGCCAACCGCGAGGCGCACCGCCTGACGGCGAGCGATCTCGGCTTCGCGCTGGGGCCGCGGCTTAACGCGGCAGGCAGGCTGGATGATATGTCGGTCGGCGTCGCGCTGCTTCTGTGCGACAACATCGGCGAAGCGCGCATGCTGGCAAACGAGCTGGACGCGCTGAATCAGACCCGCAAAGAGATTGAGCAAGGGATGCAGGCGGAGGCGTTAACGCTCTGCCAGCAGCTTGAGCGCAGCGGCGAAACGTTGCCGAGCGGCATTGCGATTTTCCATCCCGAATGGCACCAGGGCGTGGTCGGCATTCTCGCCTCACGTATTAAAGAGCGTTTTCACCGCCCGGTTATCGCGTTTGCGCCTGCGGGTGAGGGGATACTCAAAGGCTCGGGCCGTTCGGTGCAGGGCCTGCATATGCGTGACGCGCTGGAGCGTCTCGACACGCTCTATCCCGGCATGATGCTCAAATTCGGCGGCCATGCGATGGCGGCGGGGCTTTCGCTTGAAGAGGCGCGTTTCCCGGAGTTTCAGGCGCGTTTCGCCGGACTGGTTAACGACTGGTTAGATCCGGCGATGCTACAGGGCGAAATCTGGTCTGACGGCGCGCTCGCGCCGCAGGAAATGACGCTGGAAGTGGCGGAGATGCTGCGCGACGCCGGTCCGTGGGGGCAGATGTTCCCGGAGCCGCTGTTTGACGGGCGTTTTCGCATTCTGCAACAGCGGCTGGTCGGCGAGCGTCATCTCAAGCTGATGCTGGAGCCGGTCGGCGGCGGGCCGCTGCTTGACGGCATCGCGTTTAACGTCGACACCACCTGCTGGCCAGACCCTGGCGTGCGCGAAGTGGAGCTTGCCTATAAGCTTGATGTGAATGAGTTTCGCGGCAACCGCAGCCTGCAATTAATTATCGACCATCTCTGGCCCGTTTAG
- the lysS gene encoding lysine--tRNA ligase: MSEQQAQGAEAAVDLNNELKTRREKLAALREHGVAFPNDFRRDHTSDQLHADFDGKENEELEALNIEVCVAGRMMTRRIMGKASFVTLQDVGGRIQLYVARDDLPEGVYNEQFKKWDLGDILGARGKLFKTKTGELSIHCTELRLLTKALRPLPDKFHGLQDQEARYRQRYLDLIANDESRKTFKVRSQILAGIRQFMVGRGFMEVETPMMQVIPGGASARPFVTHHNALDLDMYLRIAPELYLKRLVVGGFERVFEINRNFRNEGISVRHNPEFTMMELYMAYADYKDLIELTESLFRTLAQDVLGTTQVPYGEETFDFGKPFEKLTMREAIKKYRPETDMADLDDFEKAKGIAQAVGIKVEKSWGLGRVVTEIFEEVAEAHLIQPTFITEYPAEVSPLARRNDENPAITDRFEFFIGGREIGNGFSELNDAEDQAQRFQDQVAAKDAGDDEAMFYDEDYVTALEHGLPPTAGLGIGIDRMVMLFTNSHTIRDVILFPAMRPVK, from the coding sequence ATGTCTGAACAACAAGCACAAGGCGCAGAAGCGGCGGTCGATCTTAATAACGAACTGAAAACGCGCCGCGAGAAGCTGGCTGCGCTTCGCGAACACGGCGTCGCGTTTCCGAACGATTTTCGTCGCGACCATACCTCAGACCAACTGCACGCGGACTTCGATGGTAAAGAAAACGAAGAGCTGGAAGCGCTGAACATCGAGGTCTGCGTGGCAGGCCGCATGATGACCCGTCGTATTATGGGTAAAGCGTCTTTCGTTACGCTGCAGGATGTCGGCGGCCGTATTCAGCTGTATGTGGCGCGTGACGATCTGCCGGAAGGCGTCTACAACGAGCAGTTCAAAAAATGGGATCTCGGCGATATCCTGGGCGCCCGCGGTAAACTGTTTAAAACCAAAACCGGCGAGCTTTCCATTCACTGCACCGAGCTGCGTCTGCTGACCAAAGCGCTGCGCCCGCTGCCGGATAAATTCCACGGCCTGCAGGATCAGGAAGCGCGCTACCGCCAGCGTTACCTCGATCTCATCGCTAACGATGAATCCCGCAAGACCTTTAAAGTGCGTTCGCAGATCCTGGCAGGTATCCGTCAGTTCATGGTCGGCCGCGGCTTTATGGAAGTAGAAACCCCGATGATGCAGGTGATCCCGGGCGGCGCGTCCGCGCGTCCGTTTGTGACGCACCACAACGCGCTGGATCTCGACATGTACCTGCGTATCGCGCCGGAGCTGTATCTCAAGCGTCTGGTGGTTGGCGGTTTCGAGCGTGTGTTCGAGATCAACCGTAACTTCCGTAACGAAGGCATCTCTGTGCGCCATAACCCTGAGTTCACCATGATGGAACTCTATATGGCGTACGCGGATTACAAAGATCTGATCGAGCTGACCGAATCCCTGTTCCGTACTCTGGCGCAGGATGTGCTCGGCACCACGCAGGTGCCTTACGGCGAAGAGACGTTTGATTTCGGCAAGCCGTTTGAAAAACTGACCATGCGCGAAGCCATCAAGAAATATCGCCCGGAAACCGATATGGCGGATCTGGATGATTTCGAGAAGGCGAAAGGCATTGCTCAGGCTGTCGGCATCAAAGTTGAGAAAAGCTGGGGGCTCGGCCGCGTTGTGACCGAGATCTTCGAAGAAGTGGCCGAAGCGCACCTGATTCAGCCGACCTTTATCACCGAATACCCGGCAGAAGTCTCTCCGCTGGCGCGCCGCAACGATGAAAACCCGGCAATCACCGACCGCTTTGAATTTTTCATCGGTGGCCGCGAAATCGGCAACGGCTTTAGCGAGCTGAACGACGCGGAAGACCAGGCGCAACGTTTCCAGGATCAGGTTGCCGCGAAAGATGCAGGCGATGACGAAGCGATGTTCTACGACGAAGACTACGTCACCGCGCTGGAGCACGGCCTGCCGCCGACGGCGGGTCTCGGCATCGGGATCGACCGTATGGTGATGCTGTTTACCAACAGCCACACCATCCGCGACGTGATCCTGTTCCCGGCGATGCGTCCGGTGAAATAA
- the prfB gene encoding peptide chain release factor 2 (programmed frameshift), translating to MFEINPVKNRIQDLTERSDVLRGYLDYDAKKERLEEVNAELEQPDVWNEPERAQALGKERSSLEAIVETLDQMSQGLDDVAGLLELAVEADDEETFNEAVVELDQLEAKLAQLEFRRMFSGEYDSADCYLDIQAGSGGTEAQDWASMLLRMYLRWAEARGFKTEIIEESEGEVAGLKSATIKISGDYAFGWLRTETGVHRLVRKSPFDSGGRRHTSFSSAFVYPEVEDDIDIEINPADLRIDVYRASGAGGQHVNRTESAVRITHIPTGTVTQCQNDRSQHKNKDQAMKQMKAKLYELEMQKKNAEKQALEDNKSDIGWGSQIRSYVLDDSRIKDLRTGVETRNTQAVLDGDLDKFIEASLKAGL from the exons ATGTTTGAAATTAACCCGGTAAAGAACCGCATTCAGGACCTCACGGAGCGCTCAGACGTTCTTAGGGGGTATCTT GACTACGATGCTAAGAAAGAGCGTCTTGAAGAAGTAAACGCCGAGCTGGAACAGCCGGACGTCTGGAACGAGCCCGAACGCGCCCAGGCGCTGGGGAAAGAGCGTTCATCCCTTGAAGCTATCGTCGAAACGCTGGATCAGATGTCCCAGGGGCTTGATGACGTCGCGGGCCTGCTTGAGCTTGCCGTTGAAGCGGACGATGAAGAAACCTTCAATGAAGCAGTTGTCGAGCTGGATCAGCTTGAAGCCAAACTCGCGCAGCTTGAATTCCGCCGCATGTTCTCCGGCGAATATGACAGCGCCGACTGCTATCTCGATATCCAGGCAGGGTCCGGCGGCACCGAAGCGCAGGACTGGGCCAGCATGCTGCTGCGTATGTATCTGCGCTGGGCCGAAGCGCGCGGCTTTAAAACAGAAATTATTGAAGAGTCCGAAGGCGAAGTGGCAGGCCTTAAATCCGCCACTATTAAAATTTCCGGCGATTACGCGTTCGGCTGGCTGCGCACGGAAACTGGCGTACACCGTCTGGTGCGTAAAAGCCCGTTCGACTCCGGCGGCCGCCGCCACACCTCTTTCAGCTCCGCGTTTGTCTACCCGGAAGTGGAAGACGATATCGATATCGAAATCAACCCGGCGGATCTGCGTATCGACGTGTACCGCGCGTCAGGTGCGGGTGGTCAGCACGTTAACCGTACGGAATCCGCGGTGCGTATTACCCACATTCCGACCGGTACGGTCACGCAGTGTCAGAACGACCGTTCTCAGCACAAGAACAAAGACCAGGCCATGAAGCAGATGAAGGCGAAGCTGTACGAGCTGGAAATGCAGAAGAAAAATGCTGAGAAGCAGGCGCTGGAAGATAACAAGTCCGACATCGGCTGGGGCAGCCAGATCCGCTCCTACGTGCTGGACGATTCCCGTATCAAAGATCTACGCACCGGCGTTGAAACCCGCAACACACAGGCGGTGCTGGACGGCGATCTGGATAAATTCATCGAAGCAAGTCTGAAAGCAGGGTTATGA
- the xerD gene encoding site-specific tyrosine recombinase XerD gives MEQDLARIEQFLDALWLERNLAENSLSAYRRDLSMVVEWLHHRGLSLATAQSGDLQTLLAERVEGGYKASSTARMLSAVRRLFQHLYREKIRDDDPSALLASPKLPQRLPKDLNEAQVERLLQAPTVEEPIELRDKAMLEVLYATGLRVSELVGLTMSDVSLRQGVVRVIGKGNKERLVPLGEEAVYWLEQYLTHGRPWLLNGQSLDILFPSNRARQMTRQTFWHRIKHYAQLAGIDSEKLSPHVLRHAFATHLLNHGADLRVVQMLLGHSDLSTTQIYTHVATERLRQLHQQHHPRA, from the coding sequence GTGGAACAGGATTTAGCTCGCATTGAACAATTTCTTGATGCGCTCTGGCTTGAGCGCAACCTGGCCGAGAACAGCCTGAGCGCGTACCGGCGGGATCTCAGCATGGTCGTGGAATGGTTGCACCATCGCGGGTTGTCGCTGGCGACGGCGCAGAGCGGCGATCTCCAGACGCTGCTGGCAGAGCGCGTCGAAGGCGGTTACAAGGCGAGCAGTACTGCGCGCATGCTCAGTGCCGTGCGTCGGTTGTTCCAGCATCTCTACCGGGAAAAAATCCGCGACGACGATCCTAGCGCGCTGCTGGCGTCGCCTAAGCTGCCGCAGCGTCTGCCGAAAGATTTAAACGAAGCGCAGGTAGAACGACTGCTTCAGGCGCCAACGGTCGAAGAGCCGATTGAGCTGCGTGATAAAGCCATGCTGGAGGTGCTTTACGCCACCGGTTTGCGCGTCTCTGAACTGGTCGGGCTGACCATGAGTGACGTAAGCCTGCGCCAGGGCGTGGTACGCGTTATCGGTAAAGGCAACAAAGAGCGGCTGGTGCCGCTTGGCGAAGAGGCCGTTTACTGGCTTGAACAGTACCTTACGCACGGCCGCCCGTGGCTGCTTAACGGGCAGTCGCTGGATATCCTCTTTCCGAGCAACCGCGCCCGGCAGATGACCCGCCAGACCTTCTGGCATCGTATCAAACATTATGCTCAACTGGCGGGCATCGATAGTGAAAAGCTTTCGCCGCACGTTTTACGCCATGCGTTCGCCACGCATCTGTTAAATCATGGCGCCGATTTGCGCGTGGTACAGATGCTTTTAGGCCACAGCGATCTTTCCACCACGCAGATCTACACGCACGTGGCGACGGAACGGTTGCGGCAACTTCATCAACAGCACCACCCCAGAGCGTGA
- the dsbC gene encoding bifunctional protein-disulfide isomerase/oxidoreductase DsbC, which produces MKKTIALLSVTLAAFSGFAQADDAAIKQSLTKLGVANAEIQPSPLTGMKTVLTESGVIYVTEDGKHIIQGPLYDVSGGQPVNVTNQMLMTKLNALEKEMIVYKAPQEKHVITVFTDITCGYCHKLHEEMKDYNALGITVRYLAFPRQGPRSETAKDMQAIWCAKDRNKAFDNAMGGSKVEAASCDVDTAKHYELGVQFGVQGTPAIVLSNGAMVPGYQGPKEMKAFLDEHQKQLQASGK; this is translated from the coding sequence ATGAAAAAAACTATTGCGCTGCTCTCCGTTACGCTGGCGGCTTTCTCAGGATTTGCCCAGGCGGATGACGCGGCCATTAAGCAGTCGCTCACCAAACTGGGTGTGGCAAATGCCGAAATTCAGCCGTCTCCGCTGACAGGCATGAAAACCGTACTGACCGAAAGCGGCGTTATCTATGTCACCGAGGACGGCAAACATATTATTCAGGGCCCGCTGTATGATGTCAGCGGCGGGCAGCCGGTCAACGTGACCAATCAGATGCTGATGACCAAACTCAACGCGCTTGAAAAAGAGATGATTGTTTATAAAGCGCCGCAGGAAAAACATGTCATCACCGTCTTTACCGATATCACCTGTGGCTACTGCCATAAGCTGCATGAAGAGATGAAAGACTACAACGCGTTGGGCATCACCGTTCGCTATCTGGCCTTCCCGCGCCAGGGGCCGCGCAGTGAGACAGCGAAAGATATGCAGGCTATCTGGTGTGCGAAAGATCGCAATAAAGCTTTCGATAACGCGATGGGTGGCAGCAAAGTTGAAGCGGCCAGCTGCGACGTTGACACTGCGAAACATTACGAACTTGGCGTGCAGTTTGGCGTTCAGGGCACGCCGGCGATCGTGCTGAGCAACGGCGCAATGGTGCCGGGCTATCAGGGGCCAAAAGAGATGAAAGCGTTCCTTGATGAGCATCAGAAACAGCTTCAGGCGAGCGGAAAGTAA